A single region of the Anaerostipes rhamnosivorans genome encodes:
- the atpC gene encoding ATP synthase F1 subunit epsilon: MAENLMKLEVTTPDRSFYTGEVRMAEFTTTEGNVGIYPKHIPMTMIVAPGILTITEADGTKKQAALMKGFVEITKEAVNILAEVAEWPGEIDVERMERAKRRAQERLKHKNDSDLHRAEMSLRRALVREELSKKN; encoded by the coding sequence ATGGCTGAGAATCTGATGAAATTAGAAGTGACGACCCCGGACCGTTCCTTTTATACGGGAGAGGTCCGCATGGCTGAGTTTACGACCACAGAAGGGAATGTGGGGATTTACCCTAAACATATCCCGATGACGATGATCGTAGCTCCGGGAATCCTTACCATCACAGAGGCAGACGGCACTAAAAAGCAGGCTGCTTTGATGAAGGGATTTGTGGAGATCACCAAAGAGGCGGTGAATATTCTGGCAGAGGTTGCAGAATGGCCGGGAGAGATCGATGTGGAGCGGATGGAGCGTGCCAAGAGGCGTGCGCAAGAACGTCTAAAACACAAGAATGACAGCGATCTTCACCGGGCGGAGATGTCTCTTAGGAGAGCTTTGGTCAGAGAAGAATTGTCAAAGAAGAATTAA
- a CDS encoding CYTH domain-containing protein, which yields MEIERKFIVSDPPKDLDSYPHSEIEQGYLCMEPVIRIRRLDHEYILTYKSKGLMKRAEHEFPLTKQAYEHLKEKIDGILIYKTRYQIPTSDSLVIELDVFHDDHEGLMMAEVEFPSEEAALDYEGPDWFEDEVTLDPRYQNNNLANR from the coding sequence ATGGAAATTGAACGCAAGTTTATCGTTAGCGACCCGCCAAAAGACCTTGATTCCTATCCTCATTCTGAGATCGAACAGGGTTATCTGTGCATGGAACCGGTCATCCGGATCCGCAGACTTGACCACGAATACATCCTTACTTATAAGTCCAAAGGGCTGATGAAACGGGCTGAACATGAATTTCCTCTGACAAAGCAGGCCTATGAACACCTAAAAGAAAAGATTGACGGGATCCTCATATACAAGACACGCTACCAGATCCCAACGTCGGACTCCCTGGTCATCGAACTGGATGTATTCCATGACGACCACGAAGGCTTGATGATGGCGGAAGTAGAATTCCCATCGGAGGAGGCAGCGCTTGATTATGAAGGACCTGACTGGTTTGAAGACGAAGTGACTTTGGATCCAAGGTACCAGAATAATAATCTGGCTAACCGCTGA
- the trmB gene encoding tRNA (guanosine(46)-N7)-methyltransferase TrmB: MRLRNVPGAADMIAASPFSVCEPEEWKGRWREMFGNDRPIHIEIGMGKGKFLLTLAHKHPEINYIGIEKFSSVLVRAVEKTEEFEGDNLRLIRMDAENLEEVFEEGEVSRIYLNFSDPWPKERHAKRRLTSTRFYERYDHILAKDGQVIFKTDNRGLFDFSLEQTEEAGWKLLNHTFDLHNSEYAKENVMTEYETRFSKEGKPICRLVAYR, translated from the coding sequence ATGCGTTTAAGAAATGTGCCGGGAGCGGCAGACATGATAGCGGCCAGCCCATTTTCAGTCTGTGAGCCAGAAGAGTGGAAAGGCAGATGGAGGGAGATGTTCGGCAATGACCGCCCGATTCATATAGAGATCGGTATGGGAAAAGGGAAGTTTCTTTTGACACTGGCCCATAAACATCCGGAGATCAATTATATAGGGATCGAGAAATTTTCCAGTGTTCTGGTGAGAGCAGTGGAAAAGACAGAAGAATTCGAGGGGGATAACTTGAGGTTGATCCGTATGGATGCAGAAAATCTGGAGGAAGTATTTGAGGAGGGAGAGGTCAGCCGGATCTATCTGAACTTTTCCGATCCGTGGCCCAAAGAGCGTCATGCCAAGAGAAGGCTCACGTCCACGAGGTTTTATGAGCGGTATGACCATATCTTAGCAAAGGATGGGCAGGTTATTTTTAAAACGGACAACAGGGGACTGTTTGACTTTTCCCTGGAGCAGACAGAGGAAGCTGGCTGGAAGCTTTTAAATCACACCTTTGACCTGCACAACAGTGAGTATGCGAAAGAGAATGTTATGACAGAATATGAAACTAGATTTTCCAAAGAGGGCAAGCCGATCTGCCGCCTGGTGGCTTACCGTTAA
- the trxA gene encoding thioredoxin: MEYTFTKENFQAEVLDSDQPVLVDMFATWCGPCRMMGPVVEELAEEYKDSIKVGKLDIDENSDIAAQYGVMSVPTFLVFKDGQVAAKVVGAVPKEELMAAVDKAR, from the coding sequence ATGGAGTATACGTTTACGAAAGAAAATTTCCAGGCAGAAGTGTTAGACTCAGATCAGCCGGTACTTGTCGATATGTTTGCAACATGGTGCGGACCGTGCAGGATGATGGGACCGGTAGTGGAAGAACTGGCAGAAGAGTACAAAGACAGCATTAAAGTCGGAAAGCTGGATATTGATGAGAACAGTGATATCGCAGCGCAGTACGGCGTCATGTCAGTGCCTACCTTTCTGGTATTTAAGGACGGACAGGTGGCAGCGAAGGTTGTGGGAGCTGTTCCTAAAGAAGAATTGATGGCGGCAGTAGATAAAGCCAGGTAA
- a CDS encoding ABC-F family ATP-binding cassette domain-containing protein: MNILNIEHVSKIFGDKTIFDDISLGVHQGDKIGILGVNGTGKSTLLKVIAGLELPDEGEVIFGRGIRTAFLPQNPEFPEGAKVLSYVTEGKQDADGGEPVSEAKTILTKLGIFDFEESVSHLSGGQKKRVALARTLVDPAEVLILDEPTNHIDNDMALWLEDYLNRFKGVLIMVTHDRYFLDRVTNKIVEIDQGKLYTYDSNYSGFLALKAQREEMELATERKRQSVLRTELEWVKRGPQGRGTKQRARLSRYEQLKDMEGPKEAQNVAMDSVGTRLGKKTIELHQICKAYGEKRLIEDFTYIILRDDRLGIIGPNGCGKSTLMKIITGRLEPDAGEVVTGDTVKIGYFAQENEDMDGDIRVIDYIRNVADYIETSSGKISASQMLERFLFTPSMQYTPLSKLSGGEKRRLYLLKVLMDAPNVLILDEPTNDLDIATLRVLEDYLDSFQGIVIAVSHDRYFLDRIAERIFAFEDGGRLTQYEGGYSDYLRARSPEEPKKTKEKTEKKSWKPKNTKLKFSYHEQREYDTIDEDIEKLEEKISEVEQLMEENSSQYTKLADLTAQKEELEQQLNEKMERWVYLNDLAERIEAQNS; the protein is encoded by the coding sequence ATGAATATATTAAATATAGAACATGTAAGTAAGATTTTTGGAGACAAGACCATATTTGACGACATCTCACTCGGGGTGCACCAGGGGGACAAGATCGGGATCCTGGGAGTCAATGGAACGGGAAAGTCGACTCTGTTAAAGGTGATTGCGGGACTGGAGCTTCCAGACGAGGGAGAAGTTATATTCGGAAGGGGGATACGAACAGCATTCCTTCCCCAGAATCCTGAGTTTCCTGAGGGAGCCAAGGTGCTTTCCTACGTGACGGAAGGGAAACAGGATGCGGACGGCGGGGAGCCCGTGAGCGAAGCCAAGACCATTCTTACCAAGCTGGGTATTTTTGATTTTGAGGAATCTGTAAGCCATCTTTCAGGTGGACAGAAAAAAAGAGTGGCGCTTGCAAGAACTCTGGTGGATCCGGCCGAGGTGCTGATCCTGGACGAGCCCACCAACCATATTGATAACGATATGGCCCTGTGGCTGGAAGATTATTTGAACAGATTTAAGGGAGTCTTGATCATGGTGACCCATGACCGGTATTTTCTGGACCGTGTCACCAACAAGATCGTAGAGATCGATCAGGGCAAACTGTATACCTATGACTCTAATTACTCAGGATTCCTGGCTTTGAAGGCACAGAGGGAAGAGATGGAACTCGCCACCGAACGCAAACGCCAGAGTGTGCTGCGCACAGAGCTGGAATGGGTGAAGCGGGGCCCTCAGGGAAGAGGGACCAAGCAGAGAGCGAGGCTTTCCCGCTATGAGCAGCTAAAAGATATGGAGGGTCCTAAGGAAGCGCAGAATGTTGCGATGGATTCTGTCGGCACAAGGCTCGGCAAGAAAACCATCGAACTCCATCAAATTTGTAAGGCATACGGAGAAAAAAGGCTCATAGAAGACTTCACTTACATCATTTTAAGGGATGACCGGCTGGGGATCATCGGCCCGAACGGATGCGGCAAGTCCACCCTGATGAAGATTATCACAGGGCGCCTGGAACCTGATGCAGGAGAGGTTGTCACCGGTGATACGGTAAAGATCGGATATTTCGCACAGGAAAATGAGGACATGGATGGAGATATCCGGGTGATCGATTATATCCGCAATGTGGCGGACTATATAGAAACTTCCAGCGGTAAGATCAGTGCGTCCCAGATGCTGGAGAGATTCTTGTTTACGCCATCTATGCAGTACACACCTCTATCCAAGCTTTCCGGGGGTGAAAAAAGAAGGCTTTATCTGCTGAAAGTATTGATGGACGCACCCAATGTACTGATCCTGGATGAGCCGACCAATGACCTGGATATTGCAACCTTAAGAGTTCTGGAGGATTATCTGGATTCCTTCCAAGGCATAGTGATCGCTGTTTCCCACGACCGCTACTTTCTGGACCGGATTGCGGAGAGGATCTTTGCCTTTGAGGATGGAGGCAGACTGACCCAGTATGAGGGGGGATATTCTGATTATCTGAGAGCCAGAAGCCCTGAGGAGCCAAAGAAAACAAAAGAGAAGACAGAGAAAAAATCATGGAAACCGAAGAATACGAAACTGAAATTCTCCTATCATGAGCAGAGAGAATATGACACGATTGATGAGGATATTGAAAAGCTGGAAGAAAAGATATCAGAGGTGGAGCAGCTAATGGAGGAGAATTCCAGCCAGTATACAAAGCTTGCAGACTTGACAGCCCAAAAAGAGGAATTGGAACAACAGCTGAATGAAAAAATGGAACGGTGGGTCTATTTAAACGACTTAGCGGAAAGAATTGAAGCCCAAAATTCCTGA
- a CDS encoding substrate-binding domain-containing protein, with product MKKRFGKRRRPGAACAVLLCLLLAGSVLGCHKEKSLETENPKYVIGIVTKSRDSEYWMSVCSGMEKAAADLGVSVIIMSPDTETDEKAQQQMIDSLLKKDIDALAVSPIDSYNAKEYLKKAEKKHITVVSYDTKIMEKGVPYIGIDNEKAGRDLAEYLAGQMEEKGSVGIISGNLKQSSHAARLKGFKDYIERNTHIQIAFTESGYSNQRMSEQEISRLMKEHPDLNGIFATSAVTALGIMEYLEDQPVLIATVDAQEDALDAVKKGRIAALAYQPGYEIGYETIRYIVNEKKGIKQPVQKIIKADLKIKPKN from the coding sequence ATGAAAAAGAGATTCGGAAAACGGAGGAGACCAGGTGCTGCCTGTGCGGTCCTTTTATGTTTGTTGCTTGCTGGAAGCGTGCTCGGCTGCCACAAGGAGAAGTCCTTAGAGACAGAGAACCCCAAATACGTCATCGGTATCGTAACCAAGTCCAGGGACAGCGAATACTGGATGTCTGTGTGTTCCGGCATGGAAAAGGCTGCCGCAGATCTTGGCGTGTCGGTCATTATTATGTCGCCTGACACGGAGACGGATGAAAAAGCACAGCAGCAGATGATCGACAGCCTGCTGAAAAAAGACATTGACGCATTGGCAGTGTCGCCTATCGATTCTTATAATGCAAAAGAATATTTAAAGAAGGCAGAAAAGAAGCATATCACGGTGGTTTCCTATGACACCAAAATTATGGAAAAGGGAGTCCCGTACATTGGCATCGACAACGAAAAGGCAGGCAGGGATTTGGCAGAGTATCTGGCAGGGCAGATGGAAGAAAAAGGGTCAGTGGGCATTATCTCAGGAAATCTGAAACAGAGTTCCCACGCAGCCAGGCTCAAAGGATTTAAAGACTACATAGAAAGGAACACACATATCCAAATAGCCTTTACAGAAAGCGGGTACAGCAATCAGAGGATGTCAGAGCAGGAGATCTCAAGACTCATGAAGGAGCATCCGGACTTAAACGGGATCTTTGCCACCAGTGCTGTTACAGCTCTGGGTATTATGGAGTATCTGGAGGATCAGCCGGTACTGATTGCCACCGTAGATGCACAGGAGGACGCATTGGATGCCGTCAAAAAGGGAAGGATCGCTGCCCTGGCCTACCAACCAGGTTATGAGATCGGTTATGAGACTATCCGGTATATTGTGAATGAAAAAAAGGGAATCAAACAGCCAGTGCAGAAGATTATCAAGGCAGATCTAAAAATAAAACCCAAAAACTAA
- a CDS encoding Gfo/Idh/MocA family protein — MNKVRVGIAGLGRLGKLHAENIAFKIPNAELTAACSIAPEELEYATEHFGVTDVYTDFYEMLDKADIDVVAVVTTSGEHCWQIKAALDAGKHVFCDKPLGVTVNECKTAEAAVERHPELTFFLGFMRRYDPSYAYAKKKIQEGAIGKPYMVKAAGIDPEALVEGAVKFAATSGGIFIDMAIHDIDLMRWLLESDPVEVYAAGATFKHPEFREAGDDETGAAMYKCENGALGFVHVGRTAAHGYHVETEIIGTEGSLRISPVPEKNLCMIYDENGAVTECVSGFAERFAEAYLLEMKEFINCVQSGTKPDVTVYDGTKSTQIGFATTEAWKKGCTAKIQY; from the coding sequence ATGAACAAAGTAAGAGTAGGTATTGCTGGTTTAGGAAGATTAGGGAAATTACATGCAGAGAATATCGCATTCAAGATTCCAAACGCGGAACTTACAGCGGCCTGTTCGATCGCGCCAGAGGAATTGGAATATGCCACAGAACATTTCGGGGTAACCGATGTTTATACAGATTTTTATGAGATGTTAGATAAAGCAGACATTGATGTCGTGGCGGTGGTGACCACGAGCGGAGAACACTGCTGGCAGATCAAAGCAGCATTGGACGCTGGAAAACATGTTTTTTGCGATAAACCTCTCGGGGTTACGGTCAATGAATGTAAAACAGCGGAGGCCGCGGTGGAACGCCACCCAGAGCTTACATTTTTTCTTGGATTTATGCGCCGTTATGACCCATCCTACGCTTATGCGAAAAAGAAAATCCAGGAGGGAGCCATTGGTAAGCCGTATATGGTAAAAGCGGCAGGGATCGACCCGGAAGCTCTGGTGGAGGGAGCAGTAAAATTTGCAGCCACCAGCGGCGGTATTTTTATCGACATGGCAATCCATGATATCGATTTAATGCGCTGGCTTTTGGAATCCGATCCGGTGGAAGTCTACGCTGCAGGGGCCACGTTTAAACATCCCGAATTCAGGGAGGCAGGGGATGACGAGACGGGGGCAGCCATGTACAAATGTGAGAACGGTGCACTGGGATTTGTACATGTTGGGCGTACAGCGGCCCATGGATATCATGTGGAGACAGAGATCATCGGAACAGAGGGAAGCCTGAGAATCAGTCCTGTACCGGAAAAGAACCTGTGTATGATCTACGATGAGAACGGAGCTGTGACAGAATGTGTCAGCGGTTTTGCAGAACGGTTTGCAGAGGCATACCTGTTGGAAATGAAGGAATTCATCAACTGTGTCCAGAGCGGCACAAAGCCGGATGTGACCGTATATGACGGCACAAAATCCACACAGATCGGTTTTGCCACAACAGAAGCGTGGAAAAAGGGCTGTACTGCAAAGATCCAGTACTAG
- a CDS encoding cache domain-containing sensor histidine kinase: MIHSMRSKVFLAIISITLLTASAITLVFYLKSTQMIEDNYGQNLYGRIEQVGNAFDDAMKEIYYITLQTSDDDELVSQAESYSRTKKVGRLEKMSSILGRFKKRNSDIGSVYLVMPGQKTIVTSEDYPIYDKKVKRSILKSVEEVAQKDHPVIITDPVRNQKKVLSFIEPLTSDEGRTIGYVMCNIEERAIYYKYLDILNDGKSSEAVLLNRENAIVSTKNAESMGKLYKNSDFPNVQQNGIVNKRYPAVIGISYKTVFTGCSFFITVEKSVVLSDLNQLKYFLLAFLFLFLGISMIPTYFATRAMYEPLRNLTEAMDEVSGGELDKRVEVHTNDEIGRLSNDFNNMLNQIEKLIERLIKEEGLKKDAELEALQYQITPHFMYNTLNSIKFAALLKGEKELGNLIGDFVELLQASVNKKGTFVTVSDELHILNNYIHLQKIRYDGHFDVEYEIDEKAGSCFVPRLILQPLVENSILHGLDMKKDNSRIEIKAMIEEEYLCISVKDNGRGMTQEQIYDLLTKKTKKTNGLSGIGVANVRERLELYYGNNAGLGYDSNSDGTSAYLYLPAYKEQNLYAV, from the coding sequence ATGATACACAGTATGCGGAGTAAAGTATTCTTAGCGATTATCAGCATCACGCTTTTGACCGCATCAGCGATCACTCTGGTGTTCTACCTGAAGTCTACCCAGATGATCGAAGACAATTATGGACAGAACCTATACGGTCGTATAGAACAGGTAGGAAATGCATTTGATGATGCCATGAAGGAGATCTATTACATCACGCTCCAGACCTCTGATGACGATGAACTTGTGAGCCAGGCAGAGAGTTATTCCCGAACAAAGAAGGTGGGGAGACTGGAAAAGATGTCATCCATCCTGGGCAGGTTTAAAAAACGGAACAGTGATATCGGTTCCGTGTATCTGGTGATGCCGGGGCAGAAGACCATTGTAACGTCAGAAGACTATCCTATTTACGATAAAAAGGTAAAGCGGTCCATCCTTAAGAGTGTGGAGGAGGTTGCCCAAAAGGATCATCCGGTGATTATAACGGATCCGGTAAGAAACCAGAAAAAAGTATTGTCTTTTATTGAACCGCTCACGTCAGATGAAGGAAGGACCATCGGCTATGTTATGTGCAATATCGAGGAGCGGGCCATCTATTATAAATACCTTGATATCCTAAACGACGGCAAATCCTCCGAGGCAGTACTGCTGAACAGGGAGAATGCCATTGTCTCCACAAAGAATGCGGAGTCCATGGGGAAATTATATAAAAACAGCGATTTCCCGAATGTCCAGCAAAACGGTATTGTCAACAAGAGATATCCTGCAGTCATAGGGATCAGTTATAAGACGGTGTTCACCGGATGCAGTTTCTTTATCACTGTGGAAAAAAGCGTGGTGTTAAGCGACCTGAATCAGCTTAAGTATTTTCTATTGGCATTTTTATTCCTGTTTCTTGGGATCTCCATGATTCCTACTTATTTTGCTACCAGAGCCATGTATGAACCGTTAAGGAACCTGACGGAGGCCATGGATGAGGTCAGCGGGGGAGAGCTGGATAAGCGGGTGGAAGTGCACACAAACGATGAGATCGGCAGACTCTCCAACGACTTCAATAACATGCTGAACCAGATTGAAAAGCTCATTGAGCGCCTGATCAAAGAAGAGGGGCTTAAAAAGGATGCGGAACTGGAAGCGCTCCAGTACCAGATTACCCCGCACTTTATGTACAATACATTAAACTCCATAAAGTTTGCAGCTCTGCTGAAGGGCGAAAAGGAGCTTGGGAATCTGATCGGAGATTTTGTGGAGCTTCTGCAGGCCAGCGTCAACAAAAAAGGGACCTTTGTTACGGTTTCTGATGAGCTGCATATCCTGAACAATTATATCCATCTGCAGAAGATTCGGTATGACGGGCATTTTGATGTGGAGTATGAGATTGACGAGAAGGCAGGAAGCTGTTTTGTACCCCGTCTGATCCTGCAGCCGCTGGTGGAGAACTCCATCCTTCACGGGCTTGATATGAAAAAAGATAACAGCCGGATTGAGATTAAAGCTATGATTGAGGAGGAATATCTCTGTATCAGTGTCAAAGATAACGGACGGGGTATGACCCAGGAACAGATTTACGATTTACTGACAAAGAAGACGAAAAAAACAAATGGGCTCAGCGGGATCGGGGTAGCCAATGTCCGCGAGAGACTGGAGCTGTATTACGGAAATAATGCCGGCCTTGGATATGACAGCAATTCTGACGGAACTTCGGCATATCTTTACCTTCCGGCTTACAAAGAGCAGAATCTGTATGCAGTGTGA
- a CDS encoding response regulator, whose protein sequence is MYRTIIVDDDFLVRSYLKQLDAWEKAGYEITADLRDGEEALGMIKEQPPDVIVTDISMPLMDGIDLIRKVREMGLSTYIIVLSCHDDFNYVKEAMRLGANEYVLKNSLDEDSLFEVLKNAEHHMDSMKKQNTDEERTKKLIRAGSQSLKIRFFNEILAGDMSLKEREERRKEAGIKGKYMNSAVVNMFIPGWMGIKDGQSPAETEQYAAGFIERLSKQLEMLLGEESCKAETISLGGGIFCCFLDLSDLSRSSVMKQKLTSVASACFQCCKEEPYDYDIGVSNICIGEGGIRQAYQQARETIKLSFYEDSDILYFDSQKAIGTKMPDCAQELLSHAREYAAGRREKEMKAEFGQVIDMCRELRTDPKIIFRWIRRLDTAVGTEHSQEELFKLTHVEQLKQIFEDYRKKIFLGVGKEVPESAGTQIRQAVQYIREHFKEQIGLQEVADAVGLNFAYLSYLFKQEMGIGFSGFLLELRVEYAKDLLKNTSYKIKDVALESGFNDYHYFSKAFKRLNGISPAEYRRRS, encoded by the coding sequence ATGTACCGAACGATCATTGTAGATGACGATTTTTTAGTGCGGAGCTATTTAAAACAGCTGGATGCCTGGGAGAAAGCAGGCTATGAGATCACCGCGGATCTCCGGGACGGCGAGGAGGCCCTGGGTATGATCAAGGAGCAGCCGCCGGATGTTATCGTAACCGATATCTCCATGCCTCTGATGGATGGAATCGATCTGATACGGAAGGTGCGGGAGATGGGCCTGTCTACATATATTATCGTTCTGAGCTGCCATGATGATTTTAATTATGTGAAAGAGGCCATGCGGCTGGGAGCCAATGAATATGTGCTAAAAAATTCTTTAGATGAGGATTCTCTTTTTGAGGTACTGAAAAATGCGGAGCACCATATGGACAGCATGAAAAAGCAGAACACGGATGAGGAGCGGACAAAGAAGCTCATCAGAGCCGGAAGCCAGTCCTTAAAAATCCGGTTTTTTAACGAGATCCTGGCTGGGGACATGAGTCTTAAGGAGAGGGAGGAAAGGCGGAAGGAAGCCGGCATTAAAGGAAAATACATGAACAGCGCTGTTGTAAATATGTTCATACCAGGGTGGATGGGTATTAAGGACGGCCAGTCTCCGGCGGAGACAGAGCAGTATGCGGCGGGATTTATCGAGCGGCTTTCCAAACAGCTGGAAATGCTCCTGGGGGAAGAGAGCTGCAAGGCAGAGACGATCTCTCTGGGCGGAGGAATCTTCTGTTGTTTTTTGGATCTTTCGGATCTAAGCAGGAGCAGTGTGATGAAGCAGAAGCTCACCAGTGTGGCCTCTGCCTGTTTCCAGTGCTGTAAGGAAGAACCCTATGACTATGACATCGGGGTCAGCAACATCTGCATCGGTGAGGGCGGGATCCGCCAGGCGTACCAGCAGGCAAGGGAGACGATCAAGCTGAGTTTTTATGAGGACAGTGATATTCTGTATTTTGACAGCCAGAAGGCTATCGGCACAAAGATGCCAGATTGTGCCCAGGAGCTTCTAAGCCATGCGAGGGAATATGCCGCGGGACGCAGGGAAAAGGAGATGAAGGCGGAATTCGGACAGGTCATAGACATGTGCCGGGAGCTGAGGACAGATCCCAAGATCATCTTCCGGTGGATCCGCAGGCTGGACACGGCGGTAGGAACGGAACACAGCCAGGAAGAGCTGTTTAAGCTGACCCATGTGGAGCAGCTTAAACAGATATTTGAGGACTACAGAAAAAAGATCTTCCTGGGAGTGGGTAAAGAGGTGCCGGAAAGCGCTGGAACGCAGATCAGACAGGCTGTCCAGTATATCAGGGAGCATTTTAAGGAGCAGATAGGGCTCCAGGAGGTGGCAGATGCAGTAGGCCTTAATTTTGCCTACCTGAGTTATCTGTTTAAGCAGGAGATGGGGATAGGGTTTTCTGGTTTCCTTCTGGAACTACGGGTGGAATATGCAAAGGACCTGCTGAAAAATACCAGCTACAAGATCAAGGACGTGGCTTTGGAATCGGGATTTAACGATTATCACTATTTTTCAAAGGCATTTAAACGGCTCAATGGTATCAGTCCGGCAGAGTACCGCAGGAGGTCCTAA
- the iolE gene encoding myo-inosose-2 dehydratase: protein MFNKEKVKLGIAPIAWTNDDLPDLGKENTFEQCVSEMALAGYTGSEVGNKYPKDPEVLKKALKLRGMEICNQWFSSFLITKPFEEVEKEFRAQLSFLKAVGAKIIGASEQSHSVQGMLDTPIFGHKYVMNDEEWETFCTGMNKLGKIAKEEYGISLTFHHHMGTVVQDPDEVERMMANTDPEYVNLLFDTGHFTYCGADPLEMVKKYVDRIKHVHLKDIRPEIVEKVKAENLSFLDGVRMGAFTVPGDGCIDFDPIFKVLEDSGYEGYMLVEAEQDPAKANPLEYAMKARKFIAEKTGL from the coding sequence ATGTTTAACAAAGAAAAAGTAAAATTAGGAATTGCCCCGATCGCTTGGACCAACGATGATCTTCCGGATCTTGGAAAAGAAAACACCTTTGAGCAGTGTGTCAGTGAAATGGCATTGGCAGGGTACACTGGTTCCGAAGTAGGAAATAAATATCCAAAGGACCCAGAGGTTCTAAAAAAGGCCCTGAAACTCCGGGGAATGGAGATCTGCAATCAGTGGTTCTCATCATTTTTGATCACAAAGCCATTTGAAGAGGTGGAAAAAGAGTTCCGCGCTCAACTGAGTTTCTTAAAGGCTGTGGGAGCAAAGATCATTGGTGCTTCTGAACAGAGCCACAGTGTACAGGGTATGCTGGATACTCCGATCTTTGGACATAAGTATGTGATGAATGACGAAGAGTGGGAAACCTTCTGTACGGGAATGAATAAGTTAGGAAAAATCGCAAAAGAAGAATACGGCATCAGCTTAACCTTCCACCATCATATGGGAACTGTGGTACAGGACCCGGATGAAGTGGAAAGAATGATGGCAAACACAGATCCTGAATATGTGAATCTGTTATTTGATACAGGGCATTTTACATACTGCGGGGCAGATCCTCTTGAAATGGTGAAAAAATATGTGGACCGCATCAAACATGTCCATCTTAAGGATATCCGTCCGGAAATCGTAGAAAAAGTGAAAGCAGAAAACTTAAGCTTCTTAGATGGTGTGCGTATGGGGGCGTTTACGGTACCGGGTGACGGATGTATTGATTTTGATCCGATCTTTAAGGTGCTTGAAGATTCAGGATATGAAGGATATATGCTGGTAGAGGCAGAACAGGATCCGGCCAAGGCAAATCCGCTTGAATATGCCATGAAGGCAAGAAAATTCATCGCTGAGAAAACTGGATTATAA
- a CDS encoding C-GCAxxG-C-C family protein translates to MNIDLTSSQYAQKAMDLFKEGYNCSQSVFLAFQDLYDMDRKTALRLSSSFGGGMGRLREVCGSVSGMFLAAGILYGYDSPTDRQAKTEHYRHIQELARSFEDVNGSIVCRELLGLEQKKETYVPEERTKDYYKKRPCAQIVGCAAYIMEDYIKSHPILP, encoded by the coding sequence ATGAACATTGATCTCACTTCCAGTCAATATGCCCAAAAGGCCATGGATTTATTTAAAGAAGGCTACAACTGTTCCCAGTCTGTATTTCTGGCCTTCCAGGACCTCTATGATATGGACAGGAAGACCGCACTGAGATTGAGTTCTTCTTTCGGCGGAGGTATGGGAAGACTCCGGGAGGTCTGCGGATCCGTCAGCGGTATGTTTCTTGCTGCCGGTATCCTGTACGGATACGATTCCCCCACTGACCGCCAAGCCAAGACAGAGCATTACAGGCACATCCAGGAACTTGCCCGCTCATTTGAAGATGTAAACGGCTCCATCGTCTGCCGCGAACTGCTGGGCCTGGAGCAGAAAAAGGAAACCTACGTCCCTGAGGAACGCACAAAAGATTATTATAAGAAGCGTCCCTGTGCCCAGATCGTCGGCTGTGCCGCTTACATTATGGAGGACTATATAAAAAGCCACCCTATCCTTCCATAA